The Nitrososphaerota archaeon genome has a segment encoding these proteins:
- a CDS encoding phosphopyruvate hydratase: MVTLLPECRVKDVLARVCYDSRGILTIEVELHVDGAVGRTAAPAGASVGKHEAIGLVDNDAKKTCKVLETYRRKIIGTDASDIYSLAQLLHDIDGTSNFSRIGGSAAYAISVAAAEAASKKKNMPLYALLARNKEIFLPFPLGNVLGGGKHAGEGSPDIQEFLACPKGAKNIGEALMANVGVHRKIREIIEKKDPKFSGGKGDEGAWAYTVNNKQALEITYEAVAKVSDELGFEVRMGVDIASSSMWNPKRKVYNYSRAGEKRTSEEQENYVIDLIDKYDLVYVEDPVHEEDFDGFKRITSSTKRCIVTGDDLFVTNPERIKKAGKIGAGNGAILKVNQVGTLGDAVEFAKVARSHKYTVTASHRSGDTPDYHLADIAVGTHSLMMKSGVVGGERVAKLNELLRIDDSMLINEGKHVPMAKFVV, from the coding sequence ATAGTGACGCTTTTGCCTGAATGCAGAGTAAAAGACGTGTTGGCGAGGGTATGCTACGACAGCAGAGGCATCCTGACAATCGAGGTGGAACTTCACGTAGACGGGGCTGTTGGAAGGACCGCTGCGCCTGCAGGCGCAAGTGTTGGGAAGCATGAGGCCATAGGTCTTGTAGATAATGATGCAAAGAAGACCTGCAAGGTTCTAGAAACTTATCGCAGGAAGATTATTGGCACAGACGCTTCAGATATATATTCACTCGCTCAATTACTCCATGACATAGATGGAACCTCAAACTTTAGCAGGATTGGAGGTTCAGCAGCGTACGCAATATCAGTAGCTGCAGCAGAGGCAGCTTCAAAGAAAAAGAATATGCCGCTGTATGCGCTTTTAGCTCGAAACAAAGAGATATTTCTTCCATTCCCCCTCGGAAACGTTCTCGGTGGGGGTAAGCATGCAGGGGAAGGCTCACCTGATATTCAGGAATTTCTAGCTTGCCCCAAAGGAGCCAAGAATATTGGTGAAGCCTTGATGGCCAATGTTGGGGTTCACAGGAAGATAAGAGAAATTATAGAGAAAAAAGACCCCAAGTTCAGTGGAGGGAAAGGAGACGAGGGTGCATGGGCTTATACTGTAAACAACAAGCAAGCTCTTGAGATTACATACGAAGCAGTTGCCAAAGTTTCGGACGAGCTAGGCTTTGAAGTGCGAATGGGGGTAGATATTGCATCCTCTTCGATGTGGAATCCTAAGCGCAAAGTGTACAATTATTCACGTGCCGGAGAAAAGAGGACTTCAGAGGAGCAGGAAAATTATGTCATTGACCTGATTGATAAGTACGATTTGGTGTACGTCGAAGACCCAGTACATGAAGAAGATTTTGACGGTTTCAAGAGAATAACTTCTTCAACAAAGCGTTGCATAGTAACTGGAGACGACCTGTTCGTTACGAATCCAGAAAGGATAAAGAAGGCTGGAAAGATCGGGGCTGGAAATGGGGCGATATTGAAGGTAAATCAGGTGGGAACTCTTGGTGATGCCGTGGAATTCGCTAAGGTTGCTAGGTCCCACAAATACACGGTTACGGCGTCCCATAGATCTGGAGACACTCCAGATTACCACTTAGCCGATATAGCAGTAGGAACACATTCGCTAATGATGAAGTCTGGGGTCGTTGGGGGGGAAAGAGTAGCAAAGCTGAATGAATTGTTGAGGATAGATGATTCTATGCTTATAAACGAGGGTAAACATGTTCCGATGGCGAAATTTGTGGTGTGA
- a CDS encoding DNA-directed RNA polymerase subunit N — MLVPVRCFTCGSLVGNKYEEFQRRVKEGEEPGKVMTKMGVKRYCCRRTLLAATTTIDQVIPYYESLASRRAEFETEQT, encoded by the coding sequence ATGTTAGTTCCCGTAAGATGTTTCACCTGCGGCTCGTTAGTAGGAAACAAGTACGAAGAGTTCCAGAGGAGGGTCAAAGAAGGAGAGGAACCTGGAAAGGTAATGACGAAGATGGGTGTAAAACGATACTGTTGCAGACGAACGCTTTTGGCCGCAACAACGACTATAGACCAAGTGATACCTTACTACGAGTCCCTAGCTTCAAGAAGAGCTGAGTTCGAGACAGAACAGACATAG
- a CDS encoding 30S ribosomal protein S9, with product MTQKKTKLYSGSRKTARATAAFMQGSGKVKINNVPAELITPWIAKERIMTPLELAGDYREKVDIDVRVSGGGFMGQAEAAAIAISRGFVDFLRHKELRQRIADYDKHLLSGDARQAEPKKFGGPGARRKRQKSYR from the coding sequence GTGACTCAGAAGAAGACCAAACTGTATTCAGGTTCAAGGAAGACTGCAAGGGCGACTGCAGCTTTCATGCAAGGTTCTGGAAAAGTAAAGATAAACAACGTACCTGCCGAACTTATCACACCTTGGATCGCGAAAGAGAGGATCATGACTCCGCTAGAGCTTGCGGGAGATTACAGGGAGAAAGTCGACATAGATGTCAGAGTTTCTGGAGGCGGTTTTATGGGGCAGGCGGAGGCTGCAGCGATAGCTATCTCGAGAGGTTTCGTAGATTTTCTCAGACACAAGGAATTACGCCAGAGAATTGCCGATTACGACAAACATCTCCTATCAGGTGATGCTCGGCAGGCAGAACCTAAGAAATTTGGAGGGCCTGGTGCTAGGAGAAAGCGCCAGAAGTCGTACCGTTAA
- a CDS encoding 50S ribosomal protein L13: MISGRLCSIVAKLIIDGNKVVVVNAEKAVITGSKSSIIKSWEEWLEIGSITNPLHGPYHPRTPDRILQRMVRGMLPMRKAKGPNSLKRLRVYNAVPAEFNKAKVTTFDDAKATKPLAFYTTVGELAKLIGWKGA, encoded by the coding sequence ATGATTTCGGGGAGGCTCTGCTCTATAGTCGCCAAGCTCATAATAGATGGAAACAAAGTTGTCGTCGTTAATGCAGAGAAGGCCGTCATAACAGGATCCAAGAGTTCGATAATAAAGAGCTGGGAGGAATGGCTGGAAATCGGGAGCATCACAAACCCACTACATGGGCCGTATCATCCAAGAACTCCAGACAGGATACTGCAGAGAATGGTCAGAGGGATGCTTCCCATGAGGAAGGCCAAGGGTCCAAATTCGCTTAAAAGGCTTCGTGTTTACAATGCAGTTCCAGCAGAATTTAACAAGGCTAAAGTGACTACTTTTGACGATGCAAAGGCAACAAAGCCTCTGGCGTTTTATACTACGGTTGGAGAGCTGGCCAAACTCATAGGTTGGAAGGGAGCGTAA